From Elephas maximus indicus isolate mEleMax1 chromosome 1, mEleMax1 primary haplotype, whole genome shotgun sequence, a single genomic window includes:
- the RPS10 gene encoding 40S ribosomal protein S10 — MLMPKKNRIAIYELLFKEGVMVAKKDVHMPKHPELADKNVPNLHVMKAMQSLKSRGYVKEQFAWRHFYWYLTNEGIQYLRDYLHLPPEIVPATLRRSRPETGRPRPKGLEGERPARLTRGEADRDTYRRSAVPPGADKKAEAGAGAATEFQFRGGFGRGRGQPPQ, encoded by the exons ATGTTGATGCCCAAGAAGAACCGGATTGCCATTTATGAACTCCTCTTTAAGGAGGGGGTGATGGTGGCCAAGAAGGATGTCCACATGCCAAAGCACCCCGAACTGGCAGACAAGAATGTGCCCAACCTTCACGTCATGAAGGCCATGCAG TCTCTCAAATCACGAGGCTACGTGAAGGAACAGTTTGCCTGGAGGCATTTCTACTGGTATCTTACCAACGAAGGTATCCAGTATCTCCGTGATTACCTCCACTTGCCCCCTGAGATTGTGCCCGCCACCCTGCGTCGCAGCCGTCCTGAGACTGGCAGGCCACGACCTAAAG GTCTGGAGGGTGAACGACCTGCAAGACTCACCCGAGGGGAGGCCGACAGAGACACATACAGACGGAGTGCTGTGCCTC CTGGTGCTGACAAGAAAGCCGAGGCTGGCGCTGGGGCAGCAACTGAATTCCAGTTT AGAGGCGGATTTGGTCGTGGACGTGGTCAGCCACCTCAGTAA